A window of Gloeocapsopsis sp. IPPAS B-1203 contains these coding sequences:
- a CDS encoding hybrid sensor histidine kinase/response regulator → MVKDKELEIRLSFLEEAQDYLNTIETGVMVATAQQDRQQMDAVLRAAHSIKGGAAMMGFPVLSDLAHRLEDFFKVLKTQQLSLDVELESLLLASVGCLRQAIAIYHQGKSIDERWQENHVTPIFSQLQQRLGNASSIDSPELMLPEDRQMQTLVFETEVEEYLQRLESILADPQHPGLLEETTAIAQDFASLGQMFQIPAFQSLCESISQNLAEFPERVVEIASLALQEWRRSQAAILLNQGVPSTLPTNINQSDSLATAQAEIEALLDLLSPELTEDNSQLEFNPTLAPIDPQQHSQTTEKKSLHLASESTLNSIEQDKTVRVSVDLLEQINDLFGELTIERNGINLYIDRLRNLVKILDGRVHTLKNFDTRLLTAYENHYSHGTTAHTFNNTIEENNFANRFTDESHDLRALTDEVMESIFRIQEVANDISISIEDTAQTVGELNRTAKQMQTNLTQVRMRPLSDLLDRFPRFLRELSLQYNKKVELKIQGGETLIERNILAALNDPLTHLLRNAFDHGIEDLHTRRSHDKPEQGTIEIKATTRGNQTFISVSDDGQGIDLTKIRAKAQQLGLNAPALAKASEQELLSLIFEPGFSTAEQVTNLSGRGVGLDIVCTNLRKIRGDIKVDTQLGSGTTFHLNVPITLSIAKVILVESNSMLMAFPTDTIEEMRLLNSEYITTIEGKEKFSWEESIIPLIRLGQWLTFRGAYKKSDAATVATMGVPTVLKVVQGHELVAVQVDRCWGEQEVAIRQVEGAIAMPPGFSSCTILGDGRVVPLVNPSALLQWIASSQQSALVQTETLANIQFHSHKDTILVVDDSINVRRFLSLALEKAGYRVEEAIDGQDAIEKLFSGLPVKAVISDVDMPRLDGYSLLAQVKSIANLKQLPFIILTSRQGQRERQLATNLGAAAYFSKPFNEQELLQTLQHILY, encoded by the coding sequence ATGGTAAAGGATAAAGAACTAGAAATCCGGCTTTCGTTTCTTGAGGAAGCTCAAGACTATTTAAATACGATTGAAACCGGAGTTATGGTTGCGACAGCACAGCAAGATCGCCAACAAATGGATGCAGTACTACGTGCTGCACATTCCATTAAAGGTGGTGCGGCAATGATGGGATTTCCTGTATTAAGCGATCTGGCTCATCGACTAGAAGATTTTTTTAAAGTCTTAAAAACACAGCAACTATCGCTTGACGTAGAGTTAGAAAGTTTACTACTAGCAAGCGTAGGTTGCTTAAGACAAGCGATCGCAATTTATCATCAAGGCAAATCTATTGATGAACGGTGGCAAGAAAATCACGTTACACCGATTTTTTCCCAACTACAGCAACGCTTAGGAAATGCTTCATCTATTGATAGTCCTGAGTTGATGTTGCCTGAAGATAGGCAAATGCAAACCTTAGTCTTTGAAACCGAAGTAGAAGAATATCTGCAGCGGCTAGAGAGTATTTTAGCAGATCCACAACATCCTGGATTATTAGAAGAAACAACGGCGATCGCTCAGGATTTTGCCAGTTTAGGGCAAATGTTTCAAATTCCGGCGTTTCAAAGCTTGTGTGAATCAATTAGTCAAAATTTAGCAGAATTTCCAGAACGTGTTGTAGAAATTGCTAGCTTAGCATTACAAGAATGGCGGCGATCGCAAGCAGCAATATTGTTGAACCAAGGCGTACCATCAACACTTCCTACTAATATTAATCAGAGCGACTCATTAGCAACAGCACAAGCCGAAATTGAAGCTCTTCTCGATTTGCTTTCACCAGAATTAACTGAGGACAACTCTCAACTAGAATTCAATCCAACTTTAGCGCCAATTGATCCGCAACAACACTCACAAACAACAGAAAAAAAATCTCTTCATCTCGCTTCAGAATCAACTTTAAATTCAATTGAACAAGATAAAACAGTTCGTGTTTCTGTTGATCTTCTTGAACAAATAAATGACTTATTTGGAGAACTCACAATTGAGCGAAATGGTATCAATTTATATATAGATCGTCTCAGAAACTTAGTCAAAATTTTAGATGGTCGAGTTCACACTCTCAAAAATTTTGATACTCGCTTGTTGACAGCCTATGAAAATCACTACTCGCATGGCACTACTGCGCATACGTTTAATAACACTATAGAAGAAAATAACTTTGCTAACCGATTTACCGATGAAAGCCACGATCTGCGAGCTTTAACTGATGAGGTTATGGAAAGTATTTTCCGGATTCAAGAAGTTGCTAATGACATTAGTATTAGTATTGAAGACACTGCACAAACTGTGGGCGAACTCAATCGCACAGCAAAACAGATGCAAACCAACTTAACACAAGTGCGAATGCGTCCGTTATCAGATTTACTCGATCGCTTTCCCAGATTTTTACGCGAGCTTTCATTGCAGTACAACAAAAAAGTTGAATTAAAAATCCAAGGCGGTGAAACTTTAATTGAACGGAATATTTTAGCAGCATTAAATGATCCTTTGACACATCTTCTACGTAATGCCTTTGATCACGGAATTGAAGATCTGCACACACGGCGATCGCATGATAAACCAGAACAAGGCACAATTGAGATTAAAGCCACCACACGCGGAAATCAAACTTTCATTAGTGTTAGTGACGATGGTCAAGGTATTGATTTGACTAAAATTCGTGCTAAAGCACAGCAGTTAGGTTTAAATGCACCAGCCCTCGCCAAGGCTAGTGAACAAGAACTTTTATCACTCATTTTTGAACCAGGTTTTAGCACAGCTGAGCAGGTAACAAACTTATCTGGTAGAGGTGTAGGACTTGATATTGTCTGCACTAACTTAAGAAAAATTCGTGGTGATATTAAAGTAGATACACAGTTAGGTAGCGGTACAACTTTTCATCTCAATGTACCTATAACCCTCTCTATTGCTAAAGTTATTTTAGTTGAAAGTAATAGTATGCTCATGGCATTTCCTACAGATACGATTGAGGAAATGCGCTTACTTAATTCTGAATATATTACTACAATTGAGGGCAAGGAAAAATTCAGTTGGGAAGAAAGCATAATACCTCTAATTCGCTTAGGACAATGGCTAACATTTCGTGGTGCATACAAAAAGTCAGACGCAGCAACAGTAGCTACTATGGGCGTTCCGACAGTGCTAAAAGTTGTCCAAGGTCATGAATTAGTAGCTGTTCAAGTAGATCGCTGCTGGGGCGAACAAGAAGTCGCCATTCGTCAAGTAGAAGGGGCGATCGCTATGCCTCCTGGATTTTCTAGCTGTACCATTTTGGGTGATGGTCGAGTTGTTCCGTTAGTCAATCCATCTGCTTTACTACAGTGGATTGCAAGTAGTCAGCAGTCGGCATTAGTACAAACAGAGACATTAGCTAATATTCAATTTCACAGTCATAAAGATACAATATTAGTAGTAGACGACTCAATTAATGTACGTCGTTTTTTAAGTTTAGCTTTAGAAAAAGCTGGGTATCGTGTTGAAGAAGCTATTGATGGTCAAGATGCAATTGAAAAACTTTTTAGTGGCTTACCAGTAAAAGCTGTGATTTCTGATGTTGATATGCCTCGCCTTGATGGTTACAGTTTATTAGCACAAGTTAAATCAATTGCTAATCTCAAACAACTACCCTTCATTATATTAACTTCGCGCCAAGGACAGCGAGAGCGGCAACTTGCAACAAATTTAGGCGCAGCAGCTTATTTTTCTAAACCTTTTAATGAACAAGAATTACTCCAAACTCTACAGCATATTTTATATTAG
- a CDS encoding AraC family transcriptional regulator, protein MIVLTNTDFQELQVQAQQQGETIYQPTLGTQIALPQMLGTGGQHDINLRNGLTIQIRNGTLVQPINLVQQHDYSFPLVAKFYLSGFSRVQTPNVKDVAADYEEINSFNYLYYLPNLTEVEQWPANKALYVVMLVVKPEYFSSLGQGDMTLPKPLQKLLEGNLTERFHQSLGKTPPAMKQVIQQILHCPYQGVMQQLYLESKALELFTLQFAHWANRDRSSPQLAFSSNDVERLHHAREILLEHFDNPPSLLEIAQQVGLNDHKLKQGFRHLYGTTLFGYLHDYRMQQARHLLLNSNLSVAGVAARVGYRNPEAFSTAFRRKFAVSPKAYQLGNCY, encoded by the coding sequence ATGATCGTACTCACGAACACAGATTTCCAAGAACTTCAAGTGCAAGCTCAGCAGCAGGGTGAGACGATTTACCAGCCAACATTAGGAACTCAGATTGCTCTTCCGCAAATGCTTGGGACTGGTGGACAACACGACATTAATCTCCGTAACGGGTTAACTATTCAAATCCGCAATGGGACACTCGTGCAGCCAATCAATCTTGTACAGCAACACGACTACTCGTTTCCTCTAGTTGCCAAATTTTATCTGTCAGGCTTCTCCAGGGTGCAAACTCCGAATGTTAAAGACGTTGCAGCCGACTATGAAGAAATTAACAGCTTCAACTACCTCTATTACCTTCCTAATCTTACTGAAGTTGAACAATGGCCTGCCAATAAGGCGCTGTATGTCGTGATGCTTGTTGTCAAGCCCGAATATTTTAGCTCACTTGGTCAGGGAGACATGACTTTACCCAAGCCATTACAAAAGCTACTAGAAGGGAATCTAACTGAACGCTTTCATCAATCACTAGGCAAGACACCGCCTGCAATGAAGCAAGTGATTCAACAAATTTTGCACTGTCCTTACCAGGGTGTTATGCAGCAGCTTTATTTAGAAAGCAAAGCTCTGGAATTGTTTACATTACAATTTGCTCACTGGGCTAATCGCGATCGCTCATCTCCTCAATTAGCATTCTCATCAAATGACGTTGAGCGACTGCATCATGCTAGAGAAATCTTGCTCGAACACTTTGACAATCCCCCCTCATTACTTGAAATTGCCCAACAAGTTGGCTTGAATGACCATAAATTGAAGCAAGGGTTTCGTCATCTCTACGGCACTACCCTATTCGGCTATTTGCACGACTATCGAATGCAGCAGGCACGGCACCTCCTCCTTAACTCGAATCTGTCAGTCGCAGGTGTTGCGGCAAGGGTTGGCTATCGCAATCCTGAAGCCTTTAGCACCGCGTTTCGGAGAAAGTTTGCTGTCAGTCCTAAAGCCTATCAACTCGGAAATTGTTACTGA